Proteins from a genomic interval of Caulobacter rhizosphaerae:
- a CDS encoding RcnB family protein: MNRRFLLASALGLLIPGIGLAQSNEPHGRPGGGQGGGRPPGSGGGAGGGQGGGRPPSGSGPPPRPNPGGPPPRPTPKPPPRPPGGHRPPPPRPGRPPPLGPHRPGSGRPPGFRPIRGPRWRYPRGYRYRRWTIGLMLPSLFLTPGYYYEDYWRMGLEGPPWGYRWVRYGPDLLLVDTRTGRIDDAIYGAFY; this comes from the coding sequence ATGAACCGGCGTTTTCTCCTCGCCTCGGCCCTGGGCCTGCTGATCCCCGGCATCGGCCTGGCCCAGTCGAACGAACCGCACGGCCGCCCCGGCGGCGGACAAGGCGGAGGACGACCTCCCGGCTCCGGCGGCGGTGCCGGTGGCGGACAGGGTGGCGGACGCCCGCCCTCGGGATCGGGCCCGCCGCCAAGACCCAACCCCGGCGGTCCGCCGCCTCGGCCCACGCCGAAGCCGCCGCCCCGTCCGCCGGGCGGCCATCGTCCGCCGCCGCCGCGTCCCGGCCGGCCGCCGCCCCTGGGACCGCACCGCCCCGGCTCGGGCCGTCCCCCCGGCTTCCGGCCGATCCGCGGACCGCGCTGGCGCTATCCGCGCGGCTATCGCTATAGGCGCTGGACCATCGGCCTGATGCTGCCGTCGCTGTTCCTGACGCCGGGCTACTACTACGAAGACTACTGGCGCATGGGGCTGGAAGGTCCGCCGTGGGGCTACCGCTGGGTGCGCTACGGGCCCGACCTGCTGCTGGTCGACACCCGCACCGGACGGATCGACGACGCCATCTACGGGGCGTTCTACTAG
- a CDS encoding helix-turn-helix domain-containing protein has product MGTRIRVQRRHMKISQDELAQVLGLTFQQVQKYERGTNRVSASMLVRIAAKLQTTVGSLVGEDVVAEQDVAMLTALSTPGAIDLLRAYGQATPKGRKAILNVARTLVEPDETADVA; this is encoded by the coding sequence GTGGGCACCCGCATCCGGGTTCAGCGACGCCACATGAAGATCAGCCAGGATGAGCTGGCCCAGGTGCTGGGACTGACCTTCCAGCAGGTTCAGAAATACGAGCGGGGCACCAACCGGGTCTCGGCCTCGATGCTGGTGCGCATCGCCGCCAAGCTGCAGACCACGGTCGGCAGCCTGGTGGGCGAGGACGTGGTGGCCGAGCAGGACGTGGCCATGCTGACGGCGCTCTCGACGCCGGGCGCCATCGACCTGCTGCGCGCCTATGGCCAGGCCACGCCCAAGGGCCGCAAGGCGATCCTCAACGTCGCCAGGACCCTGGTCGAGCCGGACGAGACGGCCGACGTGGCCTGA
- the sfsA gene encoding DNA/RNA nuclease SfsA: MLLPQPMARGVIVQRYKRFFVDMVLDDGREITAHCPNPGAMLGLKDPGLAAWVSWSGDPKRKLAWTLQLVEADGGLVGVNTMNPNRLVAEALAADAIPELAGYTTIRPEVKYSEASRVDFLLTHPDRPACWLEVKNCHYRRDGTLAEFPDCVAARSAKHLKDLAAEVAKGARAVQLFVIQRTDCDSFAACGDLDPVYARGLRDAAEAGVEVLCYRCDISPNEIRISRRIPWRDAPTV; this comes from the coding sequence ATGCTTCTCCCGCAACCAATGGCGCGCGGCGTCATCGTCCAGCGCTACAAGCGTTTCTTCGTCGACATGGTGCTGGACGATGGGCGCGAGATCACCGCGCACTGCCCCAATCCCGGCGCCATGCTGGGCCTGAAGGATCCTGGCCTGGCCGCCTGGGTCTCCTGGTCGGGCGATCCCAAGCGCAAGCTGGCCTGGACGCTGCAACTGGTGGAAGCGGACGGCGGGCTGGTGGGCGTCAACACCATGAACCCCAACCGCCTTGTCGCCGAGGCCCTGGCGGCGGACGCCATCCCGGAACTGGCCGGCTACACGACCATTCGCCCCGAGGTGAAGTACAGCGAGGCCAGCCGGGTCGACTTCCTGCTGACCCACCCTGACCGGCCGGCCTGCTGGCTGGAGGTCAAGAACTGCCACTACCGCCGCGACGGGACCCTGGCCGAGTTCCCCGACTGCGTGGCCGCCCGCAGCGCCAAGCACCTGAAGGACCTGGCCGCCGAGGTCGCCAAGGGCGCGCGAGCCGTGCAGCTGTTCGTGATCCAGCGCACCGACTGCGACAGCTTCGCCGCCTGCGGGGACCTGGATCCGGTCTACGCCAGAGGCCTGAGAGACGCGGCGGAGGCGGGCGTTGAAGTTCTGTGCTATCGTTGCGACATAAGCCCGAACGAAATCCGTATTTCCCGGCGCATTCCCTGGCGGGACGCACCGACAGTTTGA
- a CDS encoding competence/damage-inducible protein A: MTTTQAKSGERVTAAVLIIGDEILSGRTQDVNLNAIAKYLATYGVDLCEARVVPDVEQEIVDAVNALRTKYDYVVTTGGIGPTHDDITADSVAKAFGVAAPEHPEIMAMLRERWGEPNAARRRMAHVPEGGTLVKNPVQGPPGFQIGNVFVLAGVPAIMRGMLDDVGPRLRTGAVVISKTVRVTGTGEGTIAAPLEAVAKAHPDLSIGSYPFFAPPDVYGASLVIRGRDPAEVDVAVEELVAALSEVGAKGIERLEAGA, translated from the coding sequence ATGACCACCACCCAGGCCAAGAGTGGCGAGCGCGTGACGGCGGCGGTCCTGATCATCGGCGACGAGATCCTGTCGGGCCGCACCCAGGACGTGAACCTCAACGCCATCGCCAAGTACCTGGCCACCTATGGCGTCGACCTGTGCGAGGCGCGGGTGGTGCCCGACGTCGAGCAGGAGATCGTCGACGCGGTCAACGCGCTGAGAACCAAGTACGACTATGTCGTCACCACCGGCGGCATCGGCCCCACCCATGACGACATCACCGCCGATTCGGTGGCCAAGGCGTTCGGCGTCGCTGCGCCCGAGCATCCCGAGATCATGGCCATGCTGCGCGAGCGCTGGGGCGAGCCCAACGCCGCCCGCCGGCGCATGGCCCACGTGCCCGAGGGCGGGACTCTGGTGAAGAACCCCGTACAGGGGCCGCCGGGCTTTCAGATCGGCAATGTCTTCGTGCTGGCCGGGGTGCCGGCGATCATGCGCGGCATGCTCGACGACGTCGGCCCGCGCCTGCGCACCGGGGCGGTGGTGATCAGCAAGACCGTCCGCGTCACCGGCACCGGCGAGGGCACGATCGCCGCGCCGCTGGAGGCGGTGGCCAAGGCCCATCCGGACCTGTCGATCGGCAGCTATCCGTTCTTCGCCCCGCCCGACGTCTACGGCGCCAGCCTGGTGATCCGCGGCCGCGATCCGGCCGAGGTCGATGTGGCGGTCGAGGAGTTGGTGGCCGCGCTGTCGGAGGTCGGGGCGAAGGGGATCGAACGGCTGGAGGCGGGAGCCTAG
- the radC gene encoding RadC family protein, with protein MVSGRSLKATPPGVADAAPADPPARSPAAHQLGHRERLRERAKAGGLAALPDYELLELYLFRTFARGDVKPKAKALLARFGSFGATISASIEELKTVPGVGETAAIDLKLLHEAALRAGRDKIAKRTVISSWTALLGYVRVALANEPREQFRVLFLDNKNQLIADEVMNHGTVDHAPVYPREVMRRALELSSSNIILLHNHPSGDPTPSRPDIEMTKQIVEAGKALKINVHDHLVVGRDGVASFKALGLF; from the coding sequence ATGGTCAGCGGCAGATCACTGAAGGCGACCCCGCCGGGCGTGGCCGACGCCGCCCCGGCCGACCCGCCGGCCAGGAGCCCGGCCGCCCACCAGCTTGGCCATCGCGAGCGCCTGCGCGAGCGGGCCAAGGCCGGCGGACTGGCGGCCCTGCCCGACTACGAACTGCTGGAGCTGTACCTGTTCCGCACTTTCGCACGCGGCGACGTCAAGCCGAAGGCCAAGGCGCTGCTGGCCCGGTTCGGCTCGTTCGGGGCGACGATCTCGGCCTCGATCGAGGAGCTGAAGACCGTGCCCGGCGTCGGCGAGACCGCCGCGATCGACCTGAAGCTGCTGCACGAGGCCGCCCTGCGGGCCGGCCGCGACAAGATCGCCAAGCGGACGGTGATCTCGTCCTGGACGGCGCTGCTGGGCTATGTCCGCGTCGCCCTGGCCAACGAGCCGCGCGAGCAGTTCCGCGTGCTGTTCCTCGACAACAAGAACCAGCTGATCGCCGACGAGGTGATGAACCACGGCACGGTCGACCACGCCCCGGTCTATCCGCGCGAGGTGATGCGCCGGGCGCTGGAGCTGTCGAGCAGCAACATCATCCTGCTGCACAACCATCCCAGCGGCGACCCCACCCCGTCGCGGCCCGACATCGAGATGACCAAGCAGATCGTCGAGGCCGGCAAGGCGCTGAAGATCAATGTCCACGACCACCTGGTGGTCGGCCGCGACGGCGTGGCCAGCTTCAAGGCGCTGGGACTGTTCTGA
- the map gene encoding type I methionyl aminopeptidase, whose translation MTLEDTAEIEAETRTGAIKIHKPADFEGMRRAGKLAAECLDMLIPHVQPGVSSDHLDALAREFILDHGALPACLFYRGYPKTVCISRNHVVCHGIPGEWALREGDIVNIDVTVIVDGWHGDTSRMYGVGEVGPRARRLVEITYEGMKRGLDAVKPGATLGDIGYAIQSYVEAQRCSVVRDFCGHGLGKVFHDAPNILHFGRPGQGAVLKPGMFFTVEPMVNLGKPAVKVLGDGWTAVTRDKSLSAQCEHSIGVTEDGYEVFTASPAGLFQPAILGG comes from the coding sequence ATGACCCTTGAAGACACGGCCGAGATCGAAGCCGAGACCCGCACCGGCGCGATCAAGATCCACAAGCCCGCAGATTTCGAGGGCATGCGCCGCGCCGGCAAGCTGGCGGCCGAGTGCCTGGACATGCTGATCCCGCACGTCCAGCCCGGGGTGTCGTCGGACCACCTGGACGCCCTGGCCCGCGAGTTCATCCTCGACCACGGCGCCCTGCCCGCCTGCCTGTTCTATCGCGGCTATCCCAAGACGGTCTGCATCTCGCGCAACCACGTGGTCTGCCATGGCATTCCCGGCGAGTGGGCGCTGCGCGAGGGCGACATCGTCAATATCGACGTCACCGTGATCGTCGACGGCTGGCACGGCGACACCTCGCGGATGTACGGCGTTGGCGAGGTGGGGCCCCGCGCCCGCCGCCTGGTCGAGATCACCTACGAGGGCATGAAGCGCGGCCTGGACGCGGTGAAGCCGGGCGCGACCCTGGGCGACATCGGCTACGCCATCCAGTCCTATGTCGAGGCCCAGCGCTGCAGCGTGGTGCGCGACTTCTGCGGCCACGGCCTGGGCAAGGTGTTCCACGACGCGCCCAACATCCTGCACTTCGGCCGCCCCGGCCAGGGCGCGGTGCTGAAGCCGGGCATGTTCTTCACCGTCGAGCCGATGGTGAACCTGGGCAAGCCGGCCGTGAAGGTGCTGGGCGACGGCTGGACGGCCGTGACCCGCGACAAGTCGCTGTCGGCCCAGTGCGAGCACTCGATCGGCGTCACCGAGGATGGCTACGAGGTGTTCACCGCCTCGCCCGCCGGCCTGTTCCAGCCGGCCATCCTGGGCGGCTGA